From the genome of Malus sylvestris chromosome 6, drMalSylv7.2, whole genome shotgun sequence, one region includes:
- the LOC126625353 gene encoding uncharacterized protein LOC126625353 isoform X2 yields MGDSKTTVSATVTQSDMSLHITPDKLDGSNYSSWSQSVRIYITGRGKWSYVSGTKMAPAEADALYAIWEEENAMVQSWLLNSMTRDVRAIFLRLSTAKDVWDAVTQTYSIEKDASKLYELRHQALATRQNGEPLSAYYGKLQQTWQEIDFLRPGKLKCADDIATRETEISEERLYDFLAGLDPHLDHVRSQVLTQTTLPSVRAAYALVNAEASRQTIMLVGPQVEGSAMVAAPSRFPRGVSNSRLGGSKTTDTRKCTYCDKDKHTRDTCFKLHGYPDWWVQKKENQKKGIGGSQAHLTPTPSIPRVDQSAALVSPTTASTSLVDAGYSNESIDWSW; encoded by the exons ATGGGTGACTCCAAGACCACTGTTTCAGCTACTGTTACTCAAAGTGATATGTCTCTACATATCACCCCAGACAAGTTGGATGGGTCCAACTATTCTTCATGGTCCCAAAGTGTCCGCATCTACATCACTGGCAGAGGTAAATGGTCTTATGTCAGTGGAACAAAAATGGCACCAGCAGAAGCTGATGCATTGTATGCTATATGGGAGGAAGAGAATGCTATGGTTCAATCTTGGTTACTCAACTCCATGACCAGAGATGTACGGGCCATTTTTCTCCGACTCTCTACTGCAAAAGATGTTTGGGATGCTGTTACCCAAACTTACTCAATTGAAAAAGATGCATCAAAGTTATACGAACTTCGCCATCAAGCACTGGCGACTCGCCAGAATGGAGAACCTTTATCTGCATATTATGGTAAACTTCAGCAAACATGGCAAGAAATTGATTTCTTGCGTCCTGGAAAATTGAAGTGCGCTGATGATATTGCTACCCGAGAGACAGAAATTTCGGAAGAAAGATTGTATGATTTTCTGGCTGGTCTTGATCCTCATTTAGATCATGTTCGCAGTCAAGTTTTGACTCAAACAACTCTGCCTTCTGTTCGTGCTGCTTATGCTCTTGTGAATGCTGAAGCAAGTAGGCAAACCATTATGTTGGTTGGCCCACAAGTGGAAGGATCCGCCATGGTAGCTGCTCCGTCTCGATTTCCCCGTGGAGTCTCCAATTCTCGATTAGGTGGATCCAAAACTACTGATACAAGGAAGTGTACTTATTGTGACAAGGATAAGCATACTAGAGACACTTGCTTCAAGCTGCATGGATATCCTGATTGGTGGgttcaaaagaaggaaaatcaaaagaaaggcATTGGTGGATCACAAGCACACCTGACACCAACGCCTTCCATACCTCGGGTGGATCAATCTGCTGCCTTAGTTTCTCCTACTACTGCTTCTACTTCCTTAGTCGATGCAG GATATTCGAACGAAAGCATTGATTGGTCATGGTAG
- the LOC126625353 gene encoding uncharacterized protein LOC126625353 isoform X1: MGDSKTTVSATVTQSDMSLHITPDKLDGSNYSSWSQSVRIYITGRGKWSYVSGTKMAPAEADALYAIWEEENAMVQSWLLNSMTRDVRAIFLRLSTAKDVWDAVTQTYSIEKDASKLYELRHQALATRQNGEPLSAYYGKLQQTWQEIDFLRPGKLKCADDIATRETEISEERLYDFLAGLDPHLDHVRSQVLTQTTLPSVRAAYALVNAEASRQTIMLVGPQVEGSAMVAAPSRFPRGVSNSRLGGSKTTDTRKCTYCDKDKHTRDTCFKLHGYPDWWVQKKENQKKGIGGSQAHLTPTPSIPRVDQSAALVSPTTASTSLVDAGNFGFALNTTIVPPNKPWIIDSGASDHMTNNSTWIFERKH; encoded by the exons ATGGGTGACTCCAAGACCACTGTTTCAGCTACTGTTACTCAAAGTGATATGTCTCTACATATCACCCCAGACAAGTTGGATGGGTCCAACTATTCTTCATGGTCCCAAAGTGTCCGCATCTACATCACTGGCAGAGGTAAATGGTCTTATGTCAGTGGAACAAAAATGGCACCAGCAGAAGCTGATGCATTGTATGCTATATGGGAGGAAGAGAATGCTATGGTTCAATCTTGGTTACTCAACTCCATGACCAGAGATGTACGGGCCATTTTTCTCCGACTCTCTACTGCAAAAGATGTTTGGGATGCTGTTACCCAAACTTACTCAATTGAAAAAGATGCATCAAAGTTATACGAACTTCGCCATCAAGCACTGGCGACTCGCCAGAATGGAGAACCTTTATCTGCATATTATGGTAAACTTCAGCAAACATGGCAAGAAATTGATTTCTTGCGTCCTGGAAAATTGAAGTGCGCTGATGATATTGCTACCCGAGAGACAGAAATTTCGGAAGAAAGATTGTATGATTTTCTGGCTGGTCTTGATCCTCATTTAGATCATGTTCGCAGTCAAGTTTTGACTCAAACAACTCTGCCTTCTGTTCGTGCTGCTTATGCTCTTGTGAATGCTGAAGCAAGTAGGCAAACCATTATGTTGGTTGGCCCACAAGTGGAAGGATCCGCCATGGTAGCTGCTCCGTCTCGATTTCCCCGTGGAGTCTCCAATTCTCGATTAGGTGGATCCAAAACTACTGATACAAGGAAGTGTACTTATTGTGACAAGGATAAGCATACTAGAGACACTTGCTTCAAGCTGCATGGATATCCTGATTGGTGGgttcaaaagaaggaaaatcaaaagaaaggcATTGGTGGATCACAAGCACACCTGACACCAACGCCTTCCATACCTCGGGTGGATCAATCTGCTGCCTTAGTTTCTCCTACTACTGCTTCTACTTCCTTAGTCGATGCAGGTAACTTTGGTTTTGCCTTGAACACTACAATTGTTCCTCCCAATAAACCTTGGATCATTGATTCAGGGGCTTCTGACCACATGACCAATAACTCTACATG GATATTCGAACGAAAGCATTGA
- the LOC126625348 gene encoding cyclin-dependent kinase G-2-like has protein sequence MATGRVDVLRRRDSYNYSKREFEYYRNGVSRGDVGHGRSDELKHRNGFHQSSNVRDSRGYGRLPNAPEPLVKNGKTRRSEDAAQLPAEKKIEFSDDVKHKNGLHRSSKMCDSQGSGWLPNAPELVVKNCKTRRSEDAYQSPPEKKRKFSPIIWDKEEKEVRVSSKNRVVPVILLPSPHPDVARLPAIAKVEDVVSVGVLSKSPARVVESLEVEVSEISDVSQFEAPADLSAPLHPQKVGEDEQVQKNKEDKEFFYQRDISLSKWSSDSDSPRDISDDSSPESGEIRIESSRLSRARTSGSDKEDSFEKPGSGDTLYGDELCDGAHMDADNYGGNADDSQFYSDSEDDSDLSQIEEPEVPTQKCINMLQGCRSVFEYERLNHISEGTYGVVFRARDKKTGEIVALKKMKMDVDKGCDGFPMSALREINILLSFNHPSVVGVKEVVMDDFDGVYMVMEHMDHDLKGLMESMKQPFSIGEVKYLMKQLLEGVEYLHDNWILHRDLKTSNILLNNEGELKICDFGLSRQYGSPLKPYTSLVVTLWYRAPEILLGAKQYSTAIDMWSVGCIMAELLAKAPLFSGKDEIEQLDKIFKTLGTPDEKSGLSKLPGFKANFVKQPYNLLRKKFPAASFTGSCPVLSESGFDLLKRLLCYNPAERITATDALNHTWFHESPEPRRDFKPITPDRHVHDRHLNSRRREKILQQ, from the exons ATGGCGACAGGGCGAGTCGATGTTTTGAGGAGGAGGGATTCTTATAATTACTCGAAAAGGGAATTTGAGTATTATAGGAATGGGGTTTCTCGTGGTGATGTAGGTCATGGTCGCAGTGATGAACTCAAACATAGGAATGGATTCCATCAATCTTCCAATGTGCGCGATTCACGGGGATATGGACGGCTTCCAAATGCCCCAGAGCCATTGGTTAAGAATGGCAAAACCCGAAGGAGTGAAGATGCGGCTCAATTACCTGCTGAGAAGAAGATTGAATTTAGTGATGATGTCAAACATAAGAATGGACTCCATCGTTCTTCCAAAATGTGTGATTCACAAGGATCTGGATGGCTTCCAAATGCCCCAGAACTAGTGGTTAAGAATTGCAAAACCCGAAGGAGTGAAGATGCTTATCAATCACCTcctgagaagaagaggaagtttTCTCCTATTATATGGGACAAAGAAGAGAAGGAAGTGAGAGTCTCATCGAAGAATAGAGTTGTTCCTGTTATTCTTCTGCCCTCCCCTCATCCAGATGTAGCAAGATTACCTGCTATTGCTAAGGTTGAGGATGTTGTTTCTGTTGGAGTTCTTTCCAAGTCTCCGGCTAGAGTGGTGGAGTCTCTGGAAGTGGAGGTTTCCGAAATTTCTGATGTTTCTCAATTTGAGGCACCAGCCGATCTCTCTGCACCACTACATCCTCAGAAGGTTGGGGAAGATGAGCAGGTGCAAAAGAACAAGGAAGACAAAGAATTTTTCTATCAACGTGACATCTCATTGTCAAAATGGTCATCCGATAGTGATTCCCCAAGGGATATCTCTGATGACAGCTCGCCTGAAAGTGGGGAGATTCGGATAGAAAGCTCTAGGTTGAGTCGGGCTAGAACTTCTGGCTCTGACAAAGAAGACAGCTTTGAAAAGCCTGGCAGTGGAGATACACTTTATGGAGACGAGTTATGTGATGGTGCGCATATGGATGCTGATAATTATGGTGGGAATGCTGACGATAGCCAGTTCTATTCTGATTCTGAAGATGATTCTGATCTTTCTCAGATTGAAGAGCCAGAAGTGCCTACACAAAAATGTATAAACATGCTTCAAGGTTGCAGAAGTGTGTTTGAGTATGAAAGGCTCAACCATATAAGTGAAGGCACTTATGGTGTTGTCTTTAGAGCCAGAGATAAAAAGACCGGAGAAATTGTCgcattgaagaagatgaagatggatgTGGATAAGGGATGTGATGGTTTCCCTATGTcggcattgagagaaataaacaTTCTCTTGTCCTTTAATCACCCTTCTGTTGTTGGTGTTAAGGAAGTTGTTATGGATGACTTTGATGGTGTTTATATGGTTATGGAGCATATGGACCATGACTTGAAGGGGCTAATGGAGTCAATGAAGCAGCCATTTAGTATTGGTGAAGTTAAGTACTTGATGAAACAACTTTTGGAGGGTGTAGAGTATCTTCATGACAATTGGATCCTTCACAGAGATCTGAAAACATCAAATATTCTATTGAATAACGAGGGTGAGTTGAAAATATGCGACTTTGGGTTGTCACGACAATATGGGAGTCCACTAAAGCCATATACTTCTTTAGTTGTCACTTTGTGGTACCGGGCACCTGAAATTCTATTAGGTGCAAAACAGTACTCTACAGCAATTGATATGTGGTCAGTAGGTTGCATAATGGCTGAATTGTTGGCGAAGGCACCTCTCTTTAGCGGGAAAGATGAAATTGAGCAGCTGGACAAGATCTTCAAAACTCTTGGTACACCAGATGAGAAAAGTGGTTTGTCCAAATTGCCGGGCTTCAAAGCTAATTTTGTTAAGCAACC GTACAATCTTCTGCGCAAGAAATTTCCTGCCGCATCTTTCACTGGTTCATGCCCAGTGCTCTCTGAATCTGGGTTTGATTTGCTGAAGAGGCTCTTATGTTATAACCCTGCGGAGCGAATAACAGCGACGGATGCCCTCAACCATACCTGGTTTCACGAGTCCCCTGAACCAAGAAGGGATTTCAAGCCAATTACTCCTGATCGACATGTTCACGACCGGCACCTTAACAGCAGGCGGCGTGAGAAAATTTTACAGCAATAA
- the LOC126625349 gene encoding malate synthase, glyoxysomal, with product MIGVGTYGYPEQATMRSGGGGGGYDVPDGVDIRGRYDGEFARILTKDALQFVVELQREFRNRIKYALECRKEAKRRYNEGALPGFDPATKFIREGNWVCAPVPEAVADRKVEITGPVERKMIINALNSGAKVFMADFEDALSPTWENLMRGQVNLKDAVDGSITFHDKARNRVYKLNDRNTAKLFVRPRGWHLPEAHIFIDGEPATGCLVDFGLYFYHNYKAFRQTQGAGFGPFFYLPKMETSREAKIWNCVFERAEKMAGIERGSIRATVLIETLPAVFQMDEILYELRDHSVGLNCGRWDYIFSYVKTFQAHPDRLLPDRVLVGMTQHFMRSYSDLLIRTCHRRGVHAMGGMAAQIPIRDDPKANEAALDLVRKDKLREVKAGHDGTWAAHPGLIPACMDIFTNNMPPNTPNQIQSMRREDASTITEEDLLQRPRGVRTLEGLRLNTRVGIQYVAAWLTGTGSVPLYNLMEDAATAEISRVQNWQWIKYGVELDGDGLGVRVGKELFGRVVEEEMERIEREVGKEKFKKGMYKEACRIFTRQCTAQTLDDFLTLDAYNRIVLHYPKGSSRL from the exons atgataggAGTTGGCACATATGGCTATCCTGAACAGGCCACCATGAGGAGCGGTGGTGGCGGCGGAGGATATGACGTTCCCGATGGTGTCGACATTCGGGGACGGTACGACGGAGAGTTTGCGAGGATTCTGACCAAGGATGCTTTACAGTTTGTGGTGGAGTTGCAGAGGGAATTTAGGAACCGAATCAAGTATGCGTTGGAGTGTCGGAAGGAGGCTAAGAGGAGGTACAATGAAGGGGCTTTGCCAGGGTTTGATCCTGCTACCAAGTTCATTAGGGAGGGGAATTGGGTTTGTGCTCCGGTACCGGAAGCGGTGGCGGATCGGAAGGTGGAGATTACGGGACCTGTGGAGAGGAAGATGATCATCAATGCTCTCAACTCTGGAGCCAAAGTTTTCATG GCGGACTTTGAAGATGCACTGTCACCAACTTGGGAGAACTTGATGAGAGGGCAAGTGAATCTGAAGGATGCTGTGGATGGGAGCATAACATTCCATGACAAGGCCAGGAATAGGGTTTACAAGCTGAACGACAGAAACACAGCCAAGCTTTTTGTTCGTCCGAGAGGTTGGCACTTGCCTGAGGCTCACATTTTCATTGATGGTGAGCCTGCAACTGGTTGCCTTGTGGACTTCGGCCTTTACTTTTACCACAACTATAAAGCATTCAGGCAAACCCAAGGGGCTGGATTTGGACCTTTCTTCTATCTCCCTAAAATGGAGACCTCAAG GGAAGCTAAGATATGGAACTGTGTGTTTGAGAGGGCAGAGAAGATGGCAGGGATAGAGAGAGGTAGCATCAGGGCAACTGTGCTGATTGAAACACTTCCAGCTGTGTTTCAAATGGATGAGATCCTCTATGAGCTGAGGGACCACTCTGTTGGCTTGAACTGTGGAAGATGGGATTACATTTTCAGCTATGTCAAAACCTTCCAGGCTCACCCCGACCGCCTCTTGCCAGACCGTGTTCTGGTGGGCATGACTCAACATTTCATGAGGAGCTACTCTGACCTCCTCATCCGGACGTGCCATAGGCGCGGCGTGCACGCCATGGGTGGCATG GCAGCTCAGATTCCAATCAGAGATGATCCAAAAGCAAATGAAGCAGCCTTGGACTTGGTGAGGAAAGACAAGCTAAGGGAGGTGAAAGCAGGACATGATGGAACATGGGCAGCTCACCCAGGGCTAATCCCAGCCTGCATGGATATCTTCACCAACAACATGCCGCCCAACACCCCTaaccaaatccaatccatgAGAAGAGAAGATGCATCCACCATAACAGAAGAAGACCTCCTCCAGAGGCCTCGCGGCGTCCGAACCCTAGAAGGTCTCCGGCTCAACACCCGGGTAGGGATCCAGTACGTGGCAGCATGGCTCACTGGGACAGGCTCAGTGCCACTCTACAACCTCATGGAGGATGCAGCCACTGCGGAAATAAGCAGGGTGCAGAACTGGCAGTGGATCAAGTATGGAGTGGAGTTGGACGGTGACGGGCTCGGAGTGAGGGTTGGGAAGGAGCTGTTTGGGAGAGTGGTGGAGGAAGAAATGGAGAGGATTGAGAGGGAGGTTGGGAAGGAGAAGTTTAAGAAGGGAATGTATAAGGAGGCTTGCAGGATTTTCACCAGGCAATGCACCGCTCAAACACTTGATGATTTTCTCACTCTGGATGCCTACAATCGCATTGTGCTACACTACCCAAAGGGATCATCCAGGCTCTGA